The following nucleotide sequence is from uncultured Draconibacterium sp..
ACCAATGTATTGAAAATATTAATTTCGAATTGCAACACGCCATCGATACGCATAGTAAGGAATTAATTGTGTCGTACCTGGAACTGTTTCTAAAGTATAGTAAACGTTTTTACGAGCGCCAGTTTGTTACACGTAACCACGTAAACAAAGATGTGTTGGCTCGTTTCGAACACATTCTGAAAGATTATTTTACATCGGAGCAGCCGTTGATTTCAGGTTTACCATCGGTGCGTTATTGTGCTGATAAGTTGTTTATCTCACCCAACTATCTTGGCGATTTGCTGAAAAAAGAAACTGGTAAATCGGCGCAGGAACACATTCAGCTTAAAATGATTGATGTGGCCAAGGAAAAAATTTACGATAACGAAAAATCGATTAGCGAAATTGCTTACGAACTGGGTTTTAAACATCCACAACATTTTACCCGCATGTTTAAAAAACAAGTGGGAGTATCACCCAACGAATACCGAAATCTGAATTAAGGGAAAGAAAAAACCGACTGCTTATTCTTTCAAATTGTTAACATTTGCTTGCTTTGTGTCCGGGTAACACGAAACTCTGAAATTTTGGCTATCTTCAACACTGATTTGGCTTGAACAGCTAATAAAATTTAGAACTACTTAAACTAAGCAAATGAAACGAATACTTCTTTTTGTTGTATTTATAGCTGTGGTGCAGCTTGTAAGTGCACAAGAAGCTGAAAAGACTACTTCCCTAAAACATTTTTCCGGTTCTGTATTGGTTACCAACAACGGTATTTCTATTGTTCCATCATTCTCGTTGGGCGAGCCGGCAGCGGTTTTCGATCTATCGATGGGAGGAGATAAATTTCGCTTCGAACCACAATTTCGATTTTCAATGGAAGGGAAACCCTGGGCATTTATTTTCTGGTTTCGCTATAAATTTATCGATAACGAAAAATTCAGTTTAAAGGCAGGAGCGCATCCGGCAATCATGTTTCACGATGCTACT
It contains:
- a CDS encoding helix-turn-helix domain-containing protein, with the protein product MSDVKKINSVTEYNNLVGQETLHPLVSVIDFSKVEPFRYFKGQMDVYAIFLKDIKCGNITYGINDYDYEEGTLLFISPGQVYGVEDNGEKQQGSGTAIIFHPDLIHGTSLGKSIDEYTFFSYEVNEALHLSARERVLINQCIENINFELQHAIDTHSKELIVSYLELFLKYSKRFYERQFVTRNHVNKDVLARFEHILKDYFTSEQPLISGLPSVRYCADKLFISPNYLGDLLKKETGKSAQEHIQLKMIDVAKEKIYDNEKSISEIAYELGFKHPQHFTRMFKKQVGVSPNEYRNLN